A region from the Muribaculum gordoncarteri genome encodes:
- a CDS encoding lipopolysaccharide biosynthesis protein — MPESLKHKTLKGTLWSSVERFSVQGVAFVVMIVMARILTPEDYGLVGDIIIFIAISQSLVDSGFSQALIRKQNRSEIDNSTVFYFNIAVGVVLYLILFLCAPLIAQFYDEPILIPLTRVISLSVLLNSLVVVQRALLTVNIDFKTQAKASLTAAIVSGIVGIYMAYTGWGVWAIAGHQIVNLAVNTGLLWVLSHWHPALSYSWSSFRELFGFGSKLAISGIIDTIYQNVYLIVIGKVFRTADLGYYTRAHQFAQFPSSNFTGIIQRVTFPVLCTIQNDDTRLRSVYRRFLRLSAFIVFPLMVGLAAVAHPMVIVLLKEQWAFAATLLSIICFSMMWYPVHAINLNLLQVKGRSDLFLKLEIWKKCIGVAILCMTVPMGLIAMCVGSIFSSLICLGINTYYTGKLIQVGFFKQMRDLMPTLFYSLSMGAVVYATVNIIPGERFQLIAGIAAGIAYFAIITRLTKSQDLRELLAFIKERK; from the coding sequence ATGCCCGAATCACTGAAACACAAGACCCTCAAAGGCACCCTGTGGAGCTCGGTTGAGCGATTCTCGGTGCAGGGGGTGGCTTTTGTCGTGATGATCGTCATGGCAAGAATCCTTACACCTGAGGATTACGGTCTTGTGGGCGACATAATCATATTCATAGCAATATCCCAGTCACTCGTCGATAGCGGATTTTCACAGGCTCTTATAAGAAAACAAAATCGCTCCGAGATCGACAATTCAACGGTGTTCTACTTCAACATAGCCGTAGGTGTTGTACTGTACCTGATTCTGTTTTTATGCGCTCCGCTTATCGCACAATTCTATGATGAGCCTATATTAATCCCTCTTACAAGAGTAATCTCACTTAGCGTGCTCCTCAACTCGCTTGTCGTGGTGCAGAGAGCGTTGTTAACGGTGAATATTGACTTCAAGACACAAGCCAAAGCCTCACTTACGGCTGCAATAGTGTCAGGAATCGTAGGAATATACATGGCATATACCGGATGGGGAGTGTGGGCCATTGCCGGACACCAGATTGTCAACCTCGCTGTCAACACCGGTCTGCTTTGGGTGTTGTCGCACTGGCACCCTGCTCTATCTTATAGCTGGAGTTCATTCCGCGAGTTGTTCGGATTCGGATCCAAATTGGCAATAAGCGGAATCATCGATACGATATACCAGAATGTCTATCTGATAGTGATTGGCAAGGTGTTCCGAACAGCCGACCTTGGTTACTACACACGAGCCCACCAGTTTGCACAGTTTCCGTCATCCAACTTCACCGGCATAATCCAGCGTGTGACATTCCCTGTGCTATGCACAATCCAGAACGATGACACTCGGCTTCGCTCGGTCTACCGACGGTTTCTGCGCTTGTCGGCATTTATCGTGTTTCCGCTCATGGTAGGCCTTGCAGCAGTGGCCCATCCAATGGTAATTGTGCTACTAAAGGAGCAGTGGGCGTTTGCAGCCACTCTTCTTTCAATAATATGCTTCTCAATGATGTGGTATCCCGTGCATGCTATAAACCTCAATTTGCTACAGGTCAAGGGTCGTTCCGACTTGTTCCTGAAGCTGGAGATTTGGAAAAAGTGCATCGGCGTGGCAATTCTCTGCATGACCGTGCCCATGGGACTAATAGCCATGTGCGTGGGTTCGATATTCTCATCATTGATATGCCTTGGCATAAACACCTACTACACTGGCAAATTAATCCAGGTGGGATTCTTCAAGCAAATGCGCGACCTGATGCCGACCCTGTTCTACTCTCTGTCGATGGGTGCTGTGGTGTATGCGACTGTCAATATTATCCCAGGAGAGCGGTTCCAGCTCATTGCCGGAATTGCAGCGGGCATAGCCTATTTCGCAATAATAACACGGCTTACCAAGTCGCAGGACCTACGAGAATTGCTTGCCTTCATTAAAGAAAGGAAATAA
- a CDS encoding UpxY family transcription antiterminator, with the protein MNIQANNDSFSTVPDGVDDAVGVEKANWYVAIVNNRSEKVTAEKLSNEGYEAYVASQEEYRLWRNGKKKKIDRVVIPSMVFLHCTENERRSVVTLPYIYRFLTNKAGNPNKFGRPVAIIPDRQMYQLKFMLGNSNSPVEFVDRMYTKGDKVRVIRGGLCGLEGEVITSQDGKSELWIRLDILGCAKVSIDPIDIEPINNNSTLHD; encoded by the coding sequence ATGAATATCCAAGCAAATAACGACAGCTTCTCGACAGTGCCTGATGGCGTTGACGACGCCGTAGGCGTGGAAAAAGCCAACTGGTATGTTGCAATCGTCAACAACCGTTCTGAAAAAGTCACGGCCGAAAAGCTATCCAACGAAGGATACGAAGCCTATGTCGCATCACAAGAAGAATATCGACTTTGGCGCAACGGCAAAAAGAAGAAAATAGACCGTGTCGTCATACCGTCTATGGTATTTTTACATTGTACCGAAAACGAACGCAGAAGCGTAGTAACGCTCCCCTACATATATCGATTTCTCACAAACAAAGCGGGAAATCCGAACAAATTCGGTCGACCTGTAGCAATCATCCCGGATAGACAGATGTATCAACTCAAATTCATGTTGGGCAATTCTAACAGTCCGGTTGAATTTGTGGATAGGATGTACACTAAAGGCGACAAAGTAAGAGTCATTAGAGGGGGACTTTGCGGACTTGAAGGAGAAGTAATCACATCGCAAGACGGAAAAAGTGAGTTATGGATCAGACTTGACATTCTTGGATGTGCCAAAGTATCAATTGACCCTATCGACATCGAGCCGATCAACAATAATTCTACTCTGCATGATTGA
- a CDS encoding lipoate--protein ligase: protein MKYVSLSDSTVRRLPFYLAMEEYVARRFDEEFFFMWQVDPTVIFGRNQLIEREVNIDYCRNNGIAVYRRKSGGGCVFADMSNIMFSYIVSSDDVVTTFSSYTERVAAMLRSLGLNAESTGRNDVLIDGRKVSGNAFYHIPGRSIVHGTMLYDTDLAHITQAISPSEAKLESKGVDSVRSHITTLSRHIDMDIEEFKAYARRYMSDGELVLTADDISAIEEMSQPYYSDEWILGKNPLCGVSRHCRIEGVGEFQVDIELKGQRVHKINIAGDYFLLSDIDAKLLDRLKGAVYTREALDDAIGDIDVGSIISGLDKSQLLNILIE, encoded by the coding sequence ATGAAGTATGTATCCTTATCGGATTCAACGGTTCGACGCCTCCCGTTCTATTTGGCGATGGAGGAGTATGTCGCTCGTCGTTTCGATGAGGAATTTTTCTTTATGTGGCAGGTTGATCCCACAGTGATATTCGGTCGTAACCAATTGATTGAAAGAGAGGTCAACATTGACTATTGTCGCAATAACGGCATTGCGGTATATCGTCGCAAGAGTGGAGGAGGATGCGTGTTTGCCGACATGAGCAACATCATGTTTTCTTATATCGTTAGCTCCGACGATGTTGTCACAACCTTTTCATCCTATACCGAGCGGGTGGCCGCAATGTTGCGTTCACTCGGGTTGAATGCTGAAAGCACCGGTCGCAATGATGTGCTCATCGACGGTCGCAAGGTGTCGGGAAACGCTTTCTATCACATTCCGGGCCGAAGCATAGTTCACGGAACGATGTTGTATGACACCGATTTGGCGCATATCACACAAGCCATCTCTCCATCCGAAGCCAAGCTTGAGTCAAAGGGTGTCGACTCGGTGCGTAGTCACATAACTACATTGAGCCGGCATATCGACATGGACATCGAGGAGTTTAAGGCCTATGCCCGGCGGTATATGAGCGACGGTGAGCTTGTGCTGACAGCTGACGACATTTCGGCCATAGAAGAGATGTCGCAACCTTACTATTCCGATGAATGGATTTTGGGAAAGAATCCGCTTTGCGGAGTGTCGCGTCATTGTCGCATCGAGGGGGTGGGAGAGTTTCAGGTCGACATTGAGCTCAAAGGCCAACGCGTGCATAAAATCAACATTGCAGGCGATTATTTCCTGCTGAGCGACATCGATGCCAAGCTTCTTGACCGCCTGAAAGGTGCTGTTTACACGCGGGAGGCATTGGACGATGCGATTGGCGACATAGATGTCGGCTCAATTATTTCGGGACTTGATAAATCACAATTACTAAACATATTGATAGAATAA
- the gcvT gene encoding glycine cleavage system aminomethyltransferase GcvT, translating to MPDNKKTCLYDKHVALGAQMSPFGGFEMPIQYRGIVEEHEAVRNACGVFDVSHMGEVTIEGPAAEAYVNYVFSNDVTDASVGKCFYGMMLNPSGGVVDDLLVYKRAADKFFFVINASNIDKDVEWIKSNASGFDVTVENVSENLGELAVQGPAAERIMNEVLGIDCSQLTFYTFFEPMIDGQPSIVSRTGYTGEDGFEIYASHQVIIDLWERLIASGQVEPCGLGCRDTLRFEVGLPLYGNELADDISPLEAGLSMFVRMEKPDFIGRDATVALKAKGVDRKLVGLELADKAIPRHGYEVLNDADEVVGHVTTGYHSISTDKSVANAMVDARYSALGTPLKVRIRRKTFPATVVKKKYYKKNYKN from the coding sequence ATGCCGGATAACAAGAAAACTTGTCTGTATGACAAGCATGTCGCTCTTGGAGCGCAAATGAGTCCGTTTGGCGGATTTGAGATGCCGATACAATATAGAGGCATTGTAGAGGAGCATGAAGCTGTGCGCAATGCATGTGGAGTGTTTGATGTATCCCACATGGGCGAGGTGACCATTGAAGGCCCGGCAGCCGAGGCCTATGTGAATTATGTGTTCAGCAACGATGTCACAGATGCGTCGGTAGGAAAGTGCTTCTATGGAATGATGCTGAATCCTTCGGGAGGCGTGGTTGACGACTTGCTCGTCTACAAGCGTGCTGCCGACAAGTTCTTCTTCGTCATCAATGCATCCAACATCGACAAGGATGTAGAGTGGATCAAGAGCAATGCTTCAGGATTTGATGTAACGGTTGAAAATGTAAGCGAGAATCTTGGCGAACTTGCCGTGCAGGGCCCTGCAGCCGAGCGCATAATGAACGAAGTTTTAGGAATCGACTGCAGTCAACTGACATTCTATACCTTCTTTGAGCCGATGATCGACGGGCAGCCGTCGATAGTGAGCCGTACTGGCTACACCGGAGAGGACGGTTTTGAGATATATGCCTCACATCAGGTTATAATTGACCTGTGGGAGCGGTTGATCGCTTCGGGACAGGTTGAACCGTGCGGCCTCGGTTGTCGTGACACACTGCGCTTTGAAGTGGGATTGCCGCTCTATGGCAACGAACTTGCCGACGACATTTCACCGCTTGAGGCCGGATTGAGCATGTTTGTGCGTATGGAGAAGCCCGATTTCATAGGACGCGATGCCACGGTGGCATTGAAGGCAAAGGGTGTCGACCGTAAGCTTGTAGGTCTTGAACTCGCCGACAAGGCCATACCCCGTCATGGCTATGAAGTGCTGAACGATGCCGATGAGGTTGTGGGTCATGTCACTACGGGTTATCACTCCATATCGACCGACAAGAGCGTGGCAAATGCCATGGTCGATGCACGTTATTCGGCATTGGGAACTCCGTTGAAAGTGCGCATACGCCGCAAAACATTCCCTGCCACAGTTGTAAAAAAGAAATATTACAAGAAAAATTATAAAAACTAA
- the gcvH gene encoding glycine cleavage system protein GcvH: MSKIYYSPSHEYIKVDGNIGVIGITDYAQHQLGNVVYVDLPEEDDEVTAGEDFGAIESVKAASDLISPVSGKVIEVNFALVDEPGLINKDAMDTWIIKVELSDPSELDSLLDEEDYKALCH; this comes from the coding sequence ATGAGCAAGATTTATTATTCACCTTCCCACGAGTATATTAAAGTAGACGGTAACATAGGAGTAATCGGCATCACCGATTATGCACAGCATCAGCTTGGCAATGTGGTGTATGTCGATCTTCCCGAAGAGGATGATGAGGTGACCGCCGGAGAGGATTTCGGTGCAATCGAGAGCGTTAAGGCTGCAAGCGACCTTATTTCGCCGGTTAGCGGTAAAGTAATAGAGGTAAACTTTGCGCTTGTTGACGAGCCCGGACTTATCAACAAGGATGCCATGGACACCTGGATTATAAAGGTAGAGCTTTCCGACCCGTCGGAACTTGACTCACTTCTTGACGAAGAGGACTATAAGGCATTGTGCCACTAA
- the gcvPA gene encoding aminomethyl-transferring glycine dehydrogenase subunit GcvPA: MIHRYFPHTGEDIDAMLAKCNVASIDDLYSDVPRKLLLGRHLNLPDEMSEKEVRDFFDSLFDQNVNLTCFAGGGYYDHYAPAVIPAIISRSEFLTAYTPYQPEISQGTLQYIFEYQSMMSQLTGLEVSNASMYDGATATAEAMIMSVASARKRNRVLVSATVNPAVRDVMATYAHYHGIVLDTIEEHDGVTSRDDFETKMAAGDVAGVVVASPNYYGILEDYTGWADTCHSKKSLFIMNCVASALGVIKSPGEWDADIAAGDAQSLGMPLNYVGPYLGYLCATKDLIRKMPGRIVGATTDDAGRRVFVLTLQAREQHIRRDKATSNICSNQGLMALYVTVYMSLMGASGLDEVNQIGCAGAHQLADELVKTGKVKLKYPEYPFLNEFVLTTDFDVDDFLAKGVDCGVLGGVKLGDRELMIAVTEMQSRDDMTRLVDIVKQM, encoded by the coding sequence ATGATACACCGCTATTTCCCCCATACCGGGGAGGATATAGACGCAATGCTCGCCAAATGCAATGTGGCGAGCATTGACGATTTATACTCCGATGTTCCTCGGAAATTGCTTCTTGGCCGCCATTTGAATCTTCCCGATGAGATGAGCGAGAAGGAAGTGCGTGATTTCTTTGATTCGCTGTTTGATCAAAACGTTAACCTGACCTGCTTTGCAGGAGGTGGATATTACGATCACTATGCCCCGGCCGTTATACCGGCTATAATATCGCGGTCGGAGTTTCTTACGGCCTATACGCCTTATCAGCCTGAAATATCACAAGGCACGCTTCAATACATATTTGAGTATCAGAGCATGATGTCGCAGCTCACCGGCCTTGAGGTGTCGAATGCTTCGATGTATGACGGAGCCACGGCTACCGCCGAGGCCATGATCATGTCGGTGGCGTCGGCACGCAAGCGCAATCGTGTGCTGGTGTCGGCAACCGTAAATCCGGCCGTGCGTGATGTCATGGCTACCTACGCCCACTATCACGGCATAGTGCTCGACACGATTGAGGAGCATGACGGCGTTACCTCACGTGACGATTTTGAAACAAAGATGGCAGCCGGCGATGTAGCCGGAGTGGTTGTGGCATCGCCCAACTATTATGGAATACTTGAGGATTACACGGGGTGGGCCGATACATGTCACTCCAAAAAGTCATTGTTCATAATGAATTGCGTAGCTTCGGCTCTCGGAGTGATAAAATCGCCGGGAGAGTGGGACGCCGACATTGCGGCAGGTGACGCACAGTCGCTGGGTATGCCGTTGAACTATGTCGGGCCGTATCTCGGATATCTTTGTGCAACCAAGGATTTGATAAGGAAGATGCCGGGCCGTATCGTAGGCGCTACTACCGACGATGCCGGGCGCAGGGTATTTGTGCTGACGCTTCAGGCACGTGAACAACATATACGCCGAGATAAGGCTACAAGTAACATCTGTTCCAATCAAGGCTTGATGGCGCTCTATGTAACGGTGTACATGTCGTTGATGGGCGCGTCGGGACTTGATGAGGTCAATCAAATAGGCTGTGCCGGAGCGCATCAGCTTGCCGATGAGCTTGTGAAGACTGGTAAAGTCAAGTTGAAATATCCTGAGTATCCGTTCCTGAACGAGTTTGTACTGACCACCGACTTTGATGTCGATGATTTCCTTGCCAAGGGAGTGGATTGCGGAGTGCTCGGTGGCGTGAAGTTGGGCGACCGTGAATTGATGATTGCCGTGACCGAGATGCAGTCGCGCGATGACATGACCCGATTGGTTGATATTGTAAAACAAATGTAA
- the gcvPB gene encoding aminomethyl-transferring glycine dehydrogenase subunit GcvPB: MNREYYGKLIFELSRQGRKGYKLPDNGCTPSIDRIPAALMRDKAPELPDVDEPTVVRHYNNMSTNNFGVDTGFYPLGSCTMKYNPKINEEIAADRRMARLHPLQPDYTVQGALKLYYTLQSLLSEIGGMKEFTLNPYAGAHGELTGLMVIRAYHESRGDAKRVKVIVPDSAHGTNPASAAVAGLKVVEVKSRPDGTVDVDDLRPLLDETVAAVMMTNPNTLGIFERNIPEIARLVHDAGALLYYDGANLNPLVGVARPGDMGFDVMHINLHKTFSTPHGGGGPGAGPVGVRAGLEQFLPNPRVVKRDDGTFAVEHTDTALGQVTGTLGNFAVSARALSYILSLGHQGAAMVGRLATLNANYIKESLRDLYLLPIDGVCKHEFVFDGLADKSTGVTTLNVAKRLLDHGYHAPTIYFPLLFHESLMIEPTETESKETLDDFIAVMRDIAREAAETPEVVKGAPHNTPITHPDDTQAALHPVVTYTQLINS; the protein is encoded by the coding sequence ATGAATCGAGAATATTATGGTAAACTGATATTTGAGTTATCGCGTCAGGGCCGAAAAGGATATAAATTGCCCGATAACGGATGCACACCTTCGATTGACAGGATTCCTGCAGCATTGATGCGCGACAAGGCTCCAGAGTTGCCCGATGTCGATGAACCCACGGTTGTGCGTCACTACAACAATATGAGCACAAACAATTTCGGCGTCGACACAGGTTTCTATCCGCTCGGCTCCTGCACAATGAAGTATAATCCTAAAATAAATGAGGAGATTGCCGCCGACAGGCGCATGGCACGACTTCATCCTCTCCAGCCCGACTATACCGTGCAGGGTGCGTTGAAATTATATTATACACTGCAAAGCCTGTTGTCAGAGATAGGCGGCATGAAGGAGTTCACGCTTAATCCCTATGCGGGAGCTCATGGCGAGCTTACCGGATTGATGGTGATCAGAGCCTATCATGAGAGCCGCGGCGATGCAAAGCGAGTAAAAGTAATTGTGCCTGACTCGGCTCATGGAACCAACCCTGCAAGTGCCGCTGTGGCAGGACTTAAGGTTGTTGAAGTAAAGAGCCGTCCCGACGGAACGGTGGATGTCGATGACCTCAGGCCGTTGCTTGACGAAACAGTGGCCGCCGTCATGATGACCAATCCCAACACACTTGGAATCTTTGAGCGTAACATCCCCGAAATAGCCCGTCTTGTACATGATGCAGGAGCATTGCTCTACTACGACGGAGCCAATCTTAATCCTCTTGTGGGAGTGGCCCGTCCCGGAGATATGGGATTTGATGTGATGCACATTAATCTGCACAAGACATTTTCCACTCCTCATGGCGGAGGCGGTCCCGGAGCCGGACCCGTTGGCGTGCGTGCCGGACTTGAGCAATTCCTGCCCAATCCCCGCGTCGTGAAGCGTGACGACGGTACTTTTGCCGTGGAACACACCGACACGGCGTTAGGTCAGGTTACCGGCACTCTCGGCAACTTTGCAGTGTCGGCTCGTGCGTTGAGTTACATACTTTCGCTCGGACATCAGGGGGCTGCAATGGTAGGCCGACTGGCGACATTGAATGCCAACTATATAAAGGAGTCGTTGCGCGACCTCTATCTGTTGCCTATCGACGGAGTGTGCAAGCATGAATTCGTTTTCGACGGACTTGCCGATAAATCAACCGGCGTGACTACGCTCAACGTGGCAAAGCGTCTGCTTGATCACGGCTATCATGCTCCCACAATATATTTCCCGCTTCTTTTCCATGAATCGCTGATGATAGAGCCTACTGAAACCGAAAGCAAGGAAACACTTGACGATTTCATAGCCGTGATGCGTGACATTGCCCGTGAAGCTGCTGAAACTCCTGAGGTGGTTAAGGGCGCGCCTCATAATACTCCGATAACGCATCCCGATGACACCCAGGCTGCATTGCATCCGGTTGTAACCTACACTCAACTCATCAATTCATGA
- the lpdA gene encoding dihydrolipoyl dehydrogenase, whose product MNSCDIIIIGSGPGGYELAANAIKRNLSTVIIERDQLGGTCLNRGCIPTKALCRSAEVADLVRNTSSFGVEVNEFSLSYAKAVNRKDAIVEQLRQGVSMLLNGATVIKGEAKFTGENVVEVNGESYTAPRIVIATGSKPAMLPIPGAELAMTSDDVLSLEQLPESICVIGGGVIGVELASILSSFGVKVTIVEYCSEILSNFDKEIAKRLRTALSRRGIKVVVSASVTAIREGMEVDYESKGKTVTLNVDAVLMAVGRRPVIPEGVVELGVKTGRRGIEVNERYETSIPGIYAIGDVNGECMLAHAATAQGERIIGSEVDVTVVPAAVFTVPECSMVGLTEEQCREQGIDYITCKAMFRANGKALAMGEVDGLVKLIVEKESRKILGCHICGPHAADIVQEIALAISSQLTVDAVVDTIHAHPTLGEVVRAAASAL is encoded by the coding sequence ATGAACAGTTGCGACATAATCATAATAGGCAGCGGCCCCGGCGGTTATGAACTTGCTGCAAATGCCATTAAGCGCAATCTGTCGACTGTAATAATCGAGCGTGACCAACTTGGCGGAACCTGCCTTAATCGAGGCTGCATACCCACCAAGGCCCTGTGTCGCTCGGCCGAGGTTGCCGACCTGGTGCGTAATACGTCATCGTTTGGAGTGGAAGTCAATGAGTTTTCGCTCTCTTACGCCAAGGCTGTCAATCGCAAGGACGCAATTGTAGAGCAACTGCGACAAGGTGTGAGTATGCTGCTAAACGGCGCTACAGTGATAAAAGGCGAGGCTAAGTTTACGGGCGAAAATGTAGTCGAAGTGAACGGCGAAAGTTACACTGCGCCGCGCATTGTAATAGCAACCGGTTCCAAGCCCGCGATGCTTCCGATACCCGGAGCCGAACTGGCGATGACAAGCGATGATGTATTGTCGCTTGAGCAGCTGCCTGAGAGCATCTGTGTGATTGGCGGCGGTGTTATCGGCGTGGAACTTGCCTCGATACTCTCCTCGTTTGGCGTTAAGGTCACCATAGTGGAGTATTGCAGTGAAATCCTGTCCAATTTTGACAAGGAGATTGCCAAACGCCTGCGCACGGCACTGTCACGGCGTGGAATAAAGGTTGTCGTTTCGGCATCAGTGACTGCGATACGCGAGGGCATGGAAGTCGATTACGAAAGCAAAGGAAAGACGGTGACGCTCAATGTCGATGCTGTATTGATGGCCGTAGGCCGCCGACCGGTAATACCTGAAGGGGTAGTTGAGCTTGGTGTCAAGACCGGACGCCGTGGCATAGAGGTAAATGAGCGTTATGAAACATCGATTCCCGGTATATACGCCATAGGCGATGTCAACGGAGAGTGCATGCTTGCTCATGCCGCAACTGCACAAGGCGAGCGTATTATCGGCTCGGAGGTCGATGTGACGGTGGTGCCTGCGGCTGTATTTACTGTCCCCGAATGTTCAATGGTAGGACTTACCGAAGAGCAGTGCCGGGAGCAGGGCATTGACTACATTACATGCAAGGCTATGTTCCGAGCCAACGGCAAGGCGCTTGCCATGGGGGAAGTCGACGGACTTGTCAAGCTTATTGTCGAAAAGGAGTCGCGTAAGATTTTAGGATGTCATATATGCGGCCCTCATGCCGCCGACATCGTGCAAGAGATTGCGTTGGCAATAAGCTCGCAGCTGACTGTAGATGCTGTAGTCGATACCATACACGCACATCCCACTCTTGGAGAGGTGGTGCGTGCTGCAGCATCGGCCTTATAG